Proteins encoded by one window of Cyanobium sp. NS01:
- a CDS encoding photosystem II high light acclimation radical SAM protein — MSTTSSHRVLLVRLPCNPIFPIGPVYLADHLHKQFPDLPQRFLDLAALPVLDVERILAAVVDSFRPTVLVFSWRDIQIYAPVDGRSGNPLQHSFEVFYARNPLKRLRGALGGLGLMRAFYAELWRNLRLVRQGVKRARRYQPEARAVIGGGAVSVFYEQLGRQLPAGTVVSVGEGEPLLEKLIRGDSLAGERCFVAGEEPRPGLIHEQPGSLEKTACNYDYIASIWPQLDWYLEGGDFYVGVQTKRGCPHNCCYCVYTVVEGKAVRVNPVEEVIAEMRQLYRRGVRGFWFTDAQFIPARRYIEDAKALLRAIQAEGWDDIRWAAYIRADNLDAELAELMVATGMEYFEIGITSGSQELVRKMRMGYNLRTVLESCRLLARAGFRHHVSVNYSFNVIDERPETIRQTVAYHRELERIFGADKVEPAIFFIGLQPHTHLEQYGFEQGLIKPGYNPMSMMPWTARKMLWNPEPMGSTFGRICLEAFDRNPGDFGRTVMDLLERDYGLAPLDEALRAPVEGRRALANAVR; from the coding sequence TTGAGCACCACCAGTTCCCACAGGGTGCTGCTCGTGAGGCTGCCCTGCAATCCGATTTTTCCGATCGGCCCCGTCTATCTCGCCGACCATCTGCACAAGCAGTTCCCCGATCTGCCGCAGCGGTTTCTCGACTTGGCCGCACTGCCGGTGCTGGATGTGGAACGCATCCTGGCCGCCGTGGTGGACAGTTTCCGCCCCACCGTGCTGGTGTTCTCCTGGCGTGACATCCAGATCTATGCCCCGGTGGATGGCCGCAGTGGCAACCCCCTGCAGCACTCCTTCGAGGTGTTCTACGCGCGCAATCCGCTCAAACGGCTGCGCGGAGCCCTGGGCGGCCTGGGCCTGATGCGGGCCTTCTACGCCGAGCTCTGGCGCAACCTGCGGCTGGTGCGGCAAGGGGTGAAGCGCGCCCGGCGCTATCAGCCCGAAGCCCGGGCCGTGATCGGTGGCGGTGCTGTGAGTGTGTTCTATGAGCAGCTCGGGCGTCAGCTGCCCGCCGGCACGGTGGTGTCGGTGGGTGAGGGCGAACCCCTGCTGGAGAAGTTGATCCGGGGCGACTCCCTGGCCGGGGAGCGCTGTTTTGTGGCCGGCGAGGAGCCCCGCCCGGGCCTGATCCATGAGCAGCCGGGCAGCCTGGAGAAAACGGCCTGCAACTACGACTACATCGCCTCGATCTGGCCCCAGCTCGACTGGTACCTCGAGGGGGGAGATTTCTACGTGGGCGTGCAAACCAAGCGGGGCTGCCCCCACAACTGCTGTTACTGCGTGTACACGGTGGTGGAGGGCAAGGCGGTGCGGGTGAATCCCGTTGAGGAGGTGATCGCTGAGATGCGGCAGCTCTACCGCCGCGGCGTGCGCGGCTTCTGGTTCACCGATGCCCAGTTCATCCCCGCGCGGCGCTACATCGAAGATGCCAAGGCCTTGCTGCGGGCGATTCAGGCTGAAGGCTGGGACGACATCCGCTGGGCCGCCTACATCCGCGCCGACAATCTCGATGCGGAACTGGCCGAGCTGATGGTGGCCACCGGCATGGAGTATTTCGAGATCGGCATCACCTCGGGATCCCAGGAACTGGTGCGCAAGATGCGCATGGGCTACAACCTGCGCACTGTGCTCGAGAGCTGCCGGCTGCTGGCGAGGGCCGGCTTCCGACACCATGTGTCGGTGAACTACTCGTTCAACGTGATCGATGAGCGCCCCGAAACCATCCGCCAGACCGTGGCCTATCACCGCGAGCTGGAGCGCATCTTCGGCGCCGACAAGGTGGAGCCGGCGATCTTCTTCATCGGCCTGCAGCCCCACACCCACCTGGAGCAGTACGGCTTCGAGCAGGGCCTGATCAAGCCGGGCTACAACCCGATGAGCATGATGCCGTGGACCGCCCGCAAGATGCTCTGGAATCCCGAGCCGATGGGCAGCACCTTCGGCCGCATCTGCCTGGAGGCGTTCGACCGCAATCCCGGCGACTTCGGCCGCACGGTGATGGACCTGCTGGAGCGTGATTACGGCCTGGCGCCCCTGGATGAGGCCCTCAGGGCTCCGGTGGAAGGCCGCCGCGCCCTGGCGAACGCGGTGCGTTGA
- the cofG gene encoding 7,8-didemethyl-8-hydroxy-5-deazariboflavin synthase subunit CofG — MRGRSKLVTWSPSVTLVPTSSCFNHCGYCGFRQTPHPQDPLADALTEPEAQASLERRPGAREVLLLSGEVAPQAPQRRPWLALLLRLSRLALANGRLPHTNAGPLSLHEMAALGRLNPSMGLMLEGLGPVWQRWHRQAPSKLLELRLLQLEQAGRLGIPFTTGLLLGVGESTRDRRQALELIALLQATWGHVQEVILQPYRPPGLSPAELDPARCDELLDLIGEARHILPPEVHLQLPPNLWPRQRLLEALEAGIDDLGGIDGDRDVINPAYAQPSPQALARQLAAAGWELRPRLCVHRPWLDRLPSPLRQRAQAMAQQLDRPG; from the coding sequence ATGAGGGGTCGATCAAAGCTGGTCACCTGGAGCCCGAGCGTCACCCTGGTGCCCACCTCCAGCTGCTTCAACCACTGCGGCTACTGCGGTTTCCGCCAGACGCCCCACCCACAGGATCCCCTGGCGGACGCCCTCACAGAGCCCGAAGCGCAGGCCAGCCTCGAGCGCCGCCCCGGGGCCCGGGAGGTGCTGCTGCTCAGCGGTGAGGTGGCCCCGCAGGCGCCCCAGCGCCGGCCATGGTTGGCTCTGCTGCTGCGCCTCAGCCGACTGGCCCTGGCCAACGGCCGCCTGCCCCACACCAATGCCGGCCCCCTCTCGCTCCACGAAATGGCGGCTCTGGGGCGCCTCAATCCCTCCATGGGCCTGATGCTCGAAGGTCTGGGCCCGGTCTGGCAGCGCTGGCATCGCCAGGCCCCCAGCAAGCTGCTGGAGCTGCGCCTGCTGCAGCTGGAGCAGGCCGGCCGCCTCGGCATCCCCTTCACCACCGGCCTCCTGCTCGGGGTGGGCGAGAGCACCAGGGATCGGCGCCAGGCCCTGGAGTTGATCGCCCTGCTGCAGGCCACCTGGGGCCATGTGCAGGAGGTGATCCTGCAGCCCTACCGACCTCCCGGTCTCTCGCCGGCCGAGCTCGACCCGGCCCGCTGCGACGAACTGCTTGATCTGATCGGCGAGGCCCGCCACATCCTGCCGCCGGAGGTGCACCTGCAGCTGCCCCCCAACCTCTGGCCCCGACAGCGGCTGCTGGAGGCCCTCGAGGCCGGCATCGATGACCTCGGCGGCATCGATGGCGATCGGGATGTGATCAATCCCGCCTATGCCCAGCCGTCGCCCCAGGCCTTGGCACGGCAGCTGGCGGCGGCCGGCTGGGAGCTGCGCCCGCGGCTGTGCGTGCACCGGCCCTGGCTGGATCGGTTGCCGTCGCCCCTGCGGCAGCGGGCGCAGGCCATGGCCCAGCAGCTCGATCGCCCTGGTTAG
- the psbA gene encoding photosystem II q(b) protein yields the protein MTTTLQQRSGASSWAQFCEWVTSTNNRLYVGWFGVLMIPTLLAATICYIVAFIAAPPVDIDGIREPVAGSLIYGNNIISGAVVPSSNAIGLHFYPIWEAASLDEWLYNGGPYQLVVFHFLIGIFCYMGREWELSYRLGMRPWICVAYSAPVAAASAVFLVYPFGQGSFSDGMPLGISGTFNFMLVFQAEHNILMHPFHMLGVAGVFGGSLFSAMHGSLVTSSLVRETTESESQNYGYKFGQEEETYNIVAAHGYFGRLIFQYASFNNSRSLHFFLAAWPVIGIWFTALGVSTMAFNLNGFNFNQSILDGQGRVVNTWADVLNRANLGMEVMHERNAHNFPLDLAAAEATPVALTAPAIG from the coding sequence ATGACCACCACTCTCCAGCAGCGCTCCGGCGCCTCCAGCTGGGCGCAGTTCTGCGAGTGGGTCACCTCCACCAACAACCGCCTCTACGTGGGCTGGTTCGGCGTGCTGATGATCCCCACCCTGCTGGCTGCGACCATCTGCTACATCGTGGCCTTCATCGCCGCTCCCCCTGTCGACATCGACGGCATCCGTGAGCCGGTCGCCGGTTCGCTGATCTACGGCAACAACATCATCTCCGGTGCTGTTGTGCCCTCCAGCAACGCCATCGGCCTGCACTTCTATCCCATCTGGGAAGCTGCCAGCCTCGACGAGTGGCTCTACAACGGCGGTCCTTACCAGCTGGTTGTCTTCCACTTCCTGATCGGCATCTTCTGCTACATGGGCCGCGAGTGGGAACTCTCCTACCGCCTCGGCATGCGCCCCTGGATCTGCGTCGCCTACAGCGCCCCCGTGGCTGCTGCTTCGGCTGTGTTCCTGGTGTACCCCTTCGGTCAGGGCTCCTTCTCCGACGGCATGCCCCTCGGCATCAGCGGCACCTTCAACTTCATGCTGGTGTTCCAGGCTGAGCACAACATCCTGATGCACCCCTTCCACATGCTGGGTGTGGCCGGTGTGTTCGGTGGCTCGCTGTTCTCCGCCATGCACGGCTCACTGGTGACCTCCTCGCTGGTGCGTGAAACCACCGAGAGCGAGAGCCAGAACTACGGCTACAAGTTTGGTCAAGAGGAAGAGACCTACAACATCGTGGCTGCCCACGGTTACTTCGGTCGCCTGATCTTCCAATACGCCAGCTTCAACAACAGCCGCAGCCTGCACTTCTTCCTGGCTGCCTGGCCGGTGATCGGCATCTGGTTCACCGCCCTGGGCGTGAGCACGATGGCCTTCAACCTGAACGGTTTCAACTTCAACCAGTCGATCCTCGACGGCCAGGGCCGTGTGGTGAACACCTGGGCCGACGTGCTGAACCGCGCCAACCTGGGTATGGAAGTGATGCACGAGCGCAATGCTCACAACTTCCCCCTCGACCTGGCGGCTGCTGAAGCCACCCCCGTGGCTCTGACCGCCCCTGCGATCGGCTGA
- the aroC gene encoding chorismate synthase has translation MGSSFGQLFRISSFGESHGGGVGVIVDGCPPRLALAVEDIQRDLDRRKPGQSKITTPRKEDDRVEILSGLLDGQTLGTPIAMVVRNKDQRPGDYKEMAVAFRPSHADATYQAKYGIQARSGGGRASARETIARVAAGAVAKQLLARACGTEVLAWVKRIHSIEAHGIDPASVSLDDVEATIVRCPDSEAAEQMVDRIEAIGREGDSCGGVIECVVRRPPVGLGMPVFDKLEADLAKAVMSLPATKGFEIGSGFAGTLLMGSEHNDAFLPTDDGSLHTATNNSGGIQGGISNGEMIVIRVAFKPTATIRKQQQTIDASGAATTLAAKGRHDPCVLPRAVPMVEAMVALVLADHLLRQQGQCSLW, from the coding sequence ATGGGCAGCAGCTTCGGCCAGCTCTTTCGCATCAGCAGCTTCGGCGAATCCCACGGCGGTGGCGTGGGGGTGATCGTGGATGGCTGCCCGCCGCGGCTGGCGCTCGCCGTGGAGGACATCCAGCGGGATCTCGATCGGCGCAAACCGGGCCAGAGCAAGATCACCACCCCCCGCAAGGAAGACGACCGCGTCGAGATTCTCAGCGGCCTGCTGGACGGCCAGACCCTCGGCACGCCCATCGCCATGGTGGTGCGCAACAAGGACCAGCGCCCCGGTGATTACAAGGAGATGGCGGTGGCCTTCCGCCCCTCCCACGCCGACGCCACCTACCAGGCCAAGTACGGCATCCAGGCCCGCAGCGGCGGCGGCCGCGCCTCAGCCCGGGAAACCATCGCCCGCGTGGCGGCCGGGGCCGTTGCCAAACAACTGCTGGCCAGGGCTTGCGGCACCGAAGTGCTGGCCTGGGTCAAGCGGATCCACAGCATCGAGGCCCATGGCATCGACCCAGCCAGCGTGAGCCTCGACGACGTGGAGGCCACCATCGTGCGCTGCCCCGACTCCGAGGCCGCCGAGCAGATGGTGGACCGAATCGAGGCGATCGGCCGGGAGGGCGATTCCTGCGGTGGTGTGATCGAGTGCGTGGTGCGGCGGCCGCCTGTGGGGCTGGGCATGCCGGTGTTCGACAAGCTGGAGGCGGATCTGGCCAAGGCCGTGATGTCACTGCCGGCCACCAAGGGCTTCGAAATCGGCTCCGGCTTCGCCGGCACCCTGCTGATGGGCAGCGAGCACAACGACGCCTTCCTGCCCACGGACGACGGCAGCCTGCACACCGCCACCAACAATTCAGGCGGCATCCAGGGTGGCATCAGCAACGGCGAAATGATCGTGATCCGGGTGGCCTTCAAGCCCACCGCCACGATCCGCAAGCAGCAGCAGACCATCGATGCCAGCGGGGCTGCCACCACCCTGGCCGCCAAGGGACGCCACGACCCCTGCGTGCTGCCGAGGGCCGTACCGATGGTGGAGGCGATGGTGGCCCTGGTGCTGGCCGACCATCTGCTGCGCCAGCAGGGGCAGTGCAGCCTGTGGTGA
- a CDS encoding bifunctional 4-hydroxy-2-oxoglutarate aldolase/2-dehydro-3-deoxy-phosphogluconate aldolase — MIAIASFPPFLDALRRQPLLVVLRAEQPRQLEPALAALDAMGLVHVEISWQPHPDWAIQCRALQQAHPRLRLGAASLCSPEAIRATAAAGLGYGVSPVLIPELWHEACRLDLALVPGVFTPTEVMQARQLGCPAVKLFPAASLGSHYWSRLRGPLGALPFCIAAGGLAPHDVRPWLQAGVDAVALGGSLDRSGAMAELKALISELRSR, encoded by the coding sequence TTGATCGCGATCGCCTCCTTCCCACCGTTTCTCGATGCGCTGCGCCGCCAGCCCCTGCTGGTGGTGCTTCGTGCTGAGCAGCCCCGCCAGCTCGAGCCGGCCCTGGCAGCCCTGGATGCCATGGGGTTGGTCCACGTGGAGATCAGCTGGCAGCCCCATCCCGACTGGGCCATCCAGTGCCGGGCGCTCCAGCAGGCCCATCCGCGCTTGCGGCTGGGGGCGGCGTCGCTCTGCAGCCCGGAGGCGATTCGGGCCACGGCTGCTGCGGGTCTGGGCTACGGGGTGTCACCCGTGCTGATTCCGGAGCTCTGGCACGAGGCCTGTCGCCTGGACCTGGCCCTCGTGCCGGGTGTGTTCACGCCCACCGAGGTGATGCAGGCCAGGCAGCTGGGCTGCCCGGCCGTGAAGCTGTTCCCGGCTGCCAGCTTGGGCTCCCACTACTGGAGCCGCCTGCGCGGGCCCCTGGGAGCCCTGCCGTTCTGCATCGCGGCCGGCGGCCTGGCACCCCACGACGTGCGGCCCTGGCTGCAGGCTGGCGTCGATGCCGTGGCCCTGGGTGGCAGCCTCGACCGGAGCGGCGCCATGGCCGAGCTGAAGGCCCTGATCAGCGAGCTGCGCTCCCGCTGA
- the ftsH3 gene encoding ATP-dependent zinc metalloprotease FtsH3, whose product MNKRWRNAGLYVLLVVVVIAVGTAFLDRPDPANAPRTLRYSDFVEAVQDNEVSRVLIAPDRGTAQVVENDGRRAVVNLAPDKDLLKLLTDHNVDIAVQPSREPAAWQQAAGSLIFPLLLLGGLFFLLRRAQGGGGNPAMSFGKSKARVQMEPQTQVTFGDVAGIEGAKLELTEVVDFLKNPDRFTAVGAKIPKGVLLVGPPGTGKTLLAKAVAGEAGVPFFSISGSEFVEMFVGVGASRVRDLFEQAKKSAPCIVFIDEIDAVGRQRGAGLGGGNDEREQTLNQLLTEMDGFEGNTGIIIVAATNRPDVLDAALLRPGRFDRQVVVDRPDYSGRLQILEVHARGKTLAKDVDLDKVARRTPGFTGADLANLLNEAAILAARRQLTEVAMDEVNDAIERVMAGPEKKDRVMSEKRKRLVAYHESGHALVGALMPDYDPVQKISIIPRGQAGGLTFFTPSEERMESGLYSRAYLQNQMAVALGGRVAEELVYGDDEVTTGASNDLQQVARVARQMVTRFGMSERIGPVALGRSQGGMFLGRDIAAERDFSEDTAATIDEEVSQLVEDAYRRATEVLSNNRAVLDQLAELLVEKETVDAEQLQELLLQSDVRVAEYV is encoded by the coding sequence TTGAACAAACGCTGGCGCAACGCGGGGCTGTACGTGCTCCTGGTGGTCGTGGTGATTGCCGTGGGCACCGCCTTCCTCGACCGACCCGACCCGGCCAACGCGCCGCGCACCTTGCGCTACAGCGACTTCGTCGAAGCCGTTCAGGACAACGAAGTGTCCCGGGTGCTGATCGCCCCCGACCGCGGCACCGCCCAGGTGGTGGAGAACGATGGCCGCCGCGCCGTGGTCAACCTGGCCCCCGACAAGGACCTGCTGAAGCTGCTCACGGACCACAACGTGGACATCGCGGTGCAGCCGAGCCGCGAGCCGGCCGCCTGGCAGCAGGCCGCCGGCAGCCTCATCTTCCCGCTGCTGCTGCTGGGGGGGCTGTTCTTCCTGCTGCGGCGCGCCCAGGGGGGTGGAGGCAACCCGGCCATGAGCTTCGGCAAGAGCAAGGCACGGGTGCAGATGGAGCCCCAGACCCAGGTGACCTTCGGCGATGTGGCCGGCATCGAGGGCGCCAAGCTGGAGCTCACCGAAGTGGTGGACTTCCTCAAGAATCCTGATCGCTTCACCGCCGTCGGCGCCAAGATCCCCAAGGGCGTGTTGCTGGTGGGCCCCCCCGGCACCGGCAAGACGCTCCTGGCCAAGGCCGTGGCCGGCGAGGCCGGGGTGCCCTTCTTCTCGATCTCCGGTTCGGAATTCGTGGAGATGTTTGTGGGCGTCGGTGCCAGCCGGGTGCGGGATCTGTTTGAGCAGGCCAAGAAGAGCGCTCCCTGCATCGTCTTCATCGATGAGATCGACGCTGTGGGCCGTCAGCGGGGCGCTGGCCTCGGCGGCGGCAACGACGAGCGGGAGCAGACCCTCAACCAGCTGCTCACCGAGATGGATGGCTTCGAGGGCAACACCGGGATCATCATCGTGGCGGCCACCAACCGCCCCGACGTGCTGGATGCCGCGCTGCTGCGCCCAGGGCGCTTCGACCGCCAGGTGGTGGTGGACCGGCCCGATTACAGCGGTCGCCTCCAGATCCTTGAGGTGCACGCCCGCGGCAAGACCCTGGCGAAGGATGTGGACCTCGACAAAGTGGCCCGCCGTACCCCTGGCTTCACCGGTGCCGATCTGGCCAACCTGCTGAATGAGGCCGCCATTCTCGCGGCCCGACGCCAGCTCACCGAGGTGGCGATGGATGAGGTCAACGATGCGATCGAGCGGGTGATGGCCGGTCCGGAGAAGAAAGACCGGGTGATGAGCGAGAAGCGCAAGCGGCTGGTGGCGTATCACGAGTCAGGCCATGCCCTGGTGGGGGCCCTGATGCCCGATTACGACCCCGTGCAGAAGATCTCGATCATTCCTCGCGGTCAGGCCGGTGGCCTCACCTTCTTCACCCCCAGTGAGGAGCGCATGGAATCGGGGCTCTATTCCAGGGCCTATCTGCAGAACCAGATGGCCGTGGCCCTGGGCGGTCGCGTGGCCGAGGAACTGGTCTACGGCGACGATGAAGTCACCACCGGCGCCTCCAACGACCTGCAGCAGGTGGCCCGGGTGGCGCGCCAGATGGTCACCCGCTTCGGCATGAGTGAGCGCATCGGTCCGGTGGCCCTGGGCCGTAGCCAGGGCGGCATGTTCCTCGGCCGCGACATCGCCGCCGAGCGCGACTTCTCCGAAGACACCGCGGCCACCATCGATGAGGAGGTGAGCCAGCTGGTGGAAGACGCCTACCGCCGGGCCACCGAGGTGCTCAGCAACAACCGGGCCGTGCTCGATCAGCTGGCTGAACTTCTGGTGGAGAAGGAAACCGTGGATGCTGAGCAGCTCCAGGAGCTGCTGCTGCAGAGCGATGTGCGGGTGGCTGAGTACGTCTGA
- the sat gene encoding sulfate adenylyltransferase: MTSSTLAGLIAPHGGTLVDLMVPAGEQEAVRAGVDRVLECSDRNACDVELLVVGGFSPLRGFMHQEDYDAVVAGHRTTSGLLFGLPIVFDTDEQSVAVGERLLLTYKGQDLAVLTVGSKWEPDKAREAQGCYGTTSIEHPAVRMISGERGRFYLGGRLQGLALPQRVFPCKTPAEVRATLPEGQSVVAFQCRNPIHRAHYELFTRALEASNVSEQAAVLVHPTCGPTQDDDIAGAVRFQTYERLAAEVNNPRIRWAYLPYSMHMAGPREALQHMIIRKNYGCTHFIIGRDMAGCKSSLSGSDFYGPYQAQDFARDNASELGMETVPSLNLVYTEEEGYVTAEHAEARGLHIRKLSGTQFRQMLRGGEEIPEWFAFRSVVEVLRAAA; the protein is encoded by the coding sequence ATGACCTCCTCCACCCTGGCTGGCCTGATCGCGCCCCACGGAGGCACCCTGGTGGATCTGATGGTGCCCGCGGGGGAGCAGGAGGCCGTGCGGGCCGGGGTGGATCGGGTGCTCGAGTGCAGCGATCGCAACGCCTGCGACGTGGAGCTGCTGGTGGTGGGCGGCTTCTCGCCCCTGCGGGGCTTCATGCACCAGGAGGACTACGACGCGGTGGTGGCCGGTCATCGCACCACCAGCGGCCTGCTGTTCGGTCTGCCGATCGTTTTCGACACCGATGAGCAGAGCGTGGCCGTCGGCGAGCGGCTGCTGCTCACCTACAAGGGCCAGGACCTGGCCGTGCTCACGGTGGGGAGCAAGTGGGAACCCGACAAGGCCCGCGAAGCCCAGGGCTGTTACGGCACCACCTCGATCGAGCACCCTGCCGTGCGCATGATCAGCGGCGAGCGCGGCCGCTTCTACCTCGGTGGCCGGCTGCAGGGGCTGGCGTTGCCCCAGCGGGTGTTCCCCTGCAAGACCCCGGCCGAGGTGCGTGCCACCCTGCCGGAGGGTCAGAGCGTGGTGGCCTTCCAGTGCCGCAACCCCATCCACCGCGCCCACTACGAACTGTTCACCCGGGCCCTGGAGGCCAGCAATGTGAGCGAGCAGGCGGCGGTGCTCGTGCACCCCACCTGCGGCCCCACCCAGGACGACGACATCGCCGGTGCCGTGCGCTTCCAGACCTATGAGCGCCTCGCCGCTGAGGTGAACAACCCCCGCATCCGCTGGGCCTACCTGCCCTACTCGATGCACATGGCGGGCCCCCGCGAGGCCCTGCAGCACATGATCATCCGCAAGAATTACGGCTGCACCCACTTCATCATCGGCCGGGACATGGCCGGCTGTAAGTCGAGCCTCAGCGGCAGCGATTTCTACGGCCCCTACCAGGCCCAGGACTTCGCCCGTGACAACGCCTCCGAACTGGGCATGGAGACGGTGCCCTCCCTCAACCTCGTGTACACCGAGGAGGAGGGCTATGTGACAGCGGAGCACGCCGAGGCCCGGGGGCTGCACATCCGCAAGCTGAGCGGCACCCAGTTCCGTCAGATGCTGAGGGGCGGCGAGGAGATCCCGGAATGGTTCGCCTTCCGTAGTGTGGTGGAGGTGCTGCGGGCTGCGGCCTGA
- the psbO gene encoding photosystem II manganese-stabilizing polypeptide, translating to MRFRPLLALALALCLTLVTACSGGAKAVDRANLTYEDIHNTGLANDCPSLPESARGSIPLDSGTAYQLREICMHPAEVFVKGEPANKRQEAQFVAGKILTRFTTSLDQVYGDLTVSGDSLNFKEQGGLDFQIVTVLLPGGEEVPFVFSSKQLKATADGAAISTSTDFTGTYRVPSYRTSNFLDPKSRGLTTGVDYTQGLVGLGADGDGLERENIKSYVDGAGSMELAITRVDASTGEFAGVFTALQPSDTDMGSKDPLDVKITGEVYGRLEQA from the coding sequence ATGCGTTTTCGTCCTCTGCTGGCCCTCGCGCTGGCGCTGTGTCTGACCCTGGTGACCGCTTGCAGCGGTGGGGCCAAGGCCGTGGATCGCGCCAATCTCACCTACGAAGACATCCACAACACCGGCCTGGCCAACGACTGCCCCTCCCTGCCCGAATCGGCCCGCGGTTCGATCCCCCTGGATTCCGGCACCGCCTACCAGCTCAGGGAGATCTGCATGCACCCCGCCGAGGTGTTCGTGAAGGGCGAACCCGCCAACAAGCGCCAGGAGGCCCAGTTCGTCGCCGGCAAGATCCTCACCCGCTTCACCACCAGCCTGGATCAGGTCTATGGCGACCTGACCGTCAGCGGTGACTCCCTCAACTTCAAGGAGCAGGGCGGTCTCGACTTCCAGATCGTCACCGTGTTGCTGCCCGGCGGTGAGGAGGTGCCCTTCGTGTTCTCCAGCAAGCAGCTCAAGGCCACGGCCGACGGCGCCGCCATCAGCACCAGCACGGACTTCACCGGCACCTACCGGGTGCCCAGCTACCGCACCTCCAACTTCCTGGATCCCAAGTCGCGCGGGCTCACCACCGGCGTGGACTACACCCAGGGCCTGGTGGGCCTCGGCGCCGACGGTGATGGCCTGGAGCGCGAGAACATCAAGAGCTACGTGGACGGCGCCGGCTCGATGGAGCTGGCGATCACCCGGGTGGATGCCAGCACCGGTGAGTTCGCCGGTGTGTTCACCGCCCTGCAGCCCTCCGACACCGACATGGGCTCCAAGGATCCCCTTGACGTGAAGATCACCGGTGAGGTCTACGGCCGTCTGGAGCAGGCCTGA
- the coaBC gene encoding bifunctional phosphopantothenoylcysteine decarboxylase/phosphopantothenate--cysteine ligase CoaBC encodes MRTEGQGLLQPHLAPSSTPPADPLCGRRILVGISGSIAAVKLPLLVSALVQRGAEVRCVLTPSAERLVSAASLACLSRQPCCLEADQWSHRAPRPLHVELAEWAELVLLAPLSATTLARWVHGLGDTLLASTLLACEAPVLAAAAMNTSMWASPGVRANWQALQSFPTVLPLGPEPGLLACDRQGRGRMADPELLLLALESLALWGPKRDWLGRGLLVSAGPTREPLDPARCLTNPSTGRMGVLLAQAARLRGARVELVHGPLALPAGWLEGLNAEAVLTAAEMRQALLARQPGVQAVAMVAAVADHRRSQPLDAKLDKQALEQALASGWEPVPDLLAELVHSRPPGQRILGFAAQTGDVLPQAWAKFARKGCDLLFANPIDQPQAGFGGHSTSGWLLGPGDQVGVLPPARKLAVAHHLLSALAA; translated from the coding sequence ATGAGGACTGAGGGGCAGGGCCTGCTCCAGCCCCACCTCGCCCCCTCCTCAACGCCGCCTGCCGATCCCCTCTGCGGGCGGCGCATCCTGGTGGGCATCAGCGGCAGCATCGCGGCGGTGAAGCTGCCGCTGCTGGTGAGCGCCCTGGTGCAGCGGGGGGCCGAGGTGCGCTGTGTGCTCACGCCCAGCGCCGAGCGCCTGGTGAGCGCAGCATCCCTGGCCTGTCTCAGCCGCCAGCCCTGCTGCCTGGAGGCCGACCAGTGGAGCCACCGGGCGCCCCGTCCCCTGCATGTGGAGCTGGCGGAGTGGGCGGAGCTGGTGCTGCTGGCTCCGCTCAGCGCCACCACCCTGGCCCGCTGGGTGCATGGCCTTGGCGACACCCTGCTGGCCAGCACCCTGCTGGCCTGCGAGGCGCCGGTGCTGGCGGCCGCCGCCATGAACACCTCCATGTGGGCCTCGCCCGGGGTACGGGCCAACTGGCAGGCCCTGCAGAGCTTCCCCACCGTGCTGCCCCTGGGGCCTGAGCCCGGTCTGCTGGCCTGCGACCGCCAGGGCCGGGGCCGCATGGCCGACCCCGAGCTGCTGCTTCTGGCGCTGGAATCCCTCGCCCTCTGGGGTCCGAAGCGCGACTGGCTGGGCCGTGGCCTGCTGGTGAGTGCCGGCCCCACCCGCGAGCCCCTGGATCCGGCTCGCTGCCTCACCAATCCGAGCACGGGCCGCATGGGCGTGCTGCTTGCCCAGGCGGCCCGGCTGCGGGGGGCACGGGTGGAGCTGGTGCATGGTCCGCTGGCGCTGCCGGCCGGCTGGCTCGAGGGGCTCAACGCTGAGGCGGTGCTCACGGCGGCTGAGATGCGCCAGGCCTTGCTGGCCCGTCAGCCGGGGGTTCAGGCCGTGGCGATGGTGGCGGCCGTGGCCGACCACCGCCGCAGCCAGCCCCTGGACGCCAAGCTGGACAAGCAGGCCCTGGAGCAGGCCCTCGCCAGCGGTTGGGAGCCGGTGCCGGATCTGCTGGCCGAACTGGTGCACAGCAGGCCGCCGGGGCAGCGCATTCTCGGCTTCGCGGCCCAGACGGGCGATGTGCTCCCCCAGGCCTGGGCCAAGTTCGCGCGCAAGGGCTGCGATCTTCTGTTCGCCAACCCCATCGATCAGCCCCAGGCGGGCTTCGGCGGGCACAGCACCAGTGGCTGGTTGCTTGGCCCAGGCGATCAGGTGGGCGTGTTGCCACCGGCCCGCAAGCTGGCCGTGGCCCACCACCTGCTCTCGGCCCTGGCCGCCTGA